The following are encoded in a window of Rubellicoccus peritrichatus genomic DNA:
- a CDS encoding glycogen/starch/alpha-glucan phosphorylase, with the protein MPTPAKAKKAASKAAKKKTKGFNFDIGYDAESLKTSILNHLRFSLARDVKGATTRDWWLATCYAVKDRILDRYMKTQAKHNNENTRRVYYLSLEYLMGRLMENNLVSAGVYDVTREALEELGQDFDDIINEEVDMGLGNGGLGRLAACFLDSLATLEYPAIGYGIHYEFGLFRQEFVNGHQVEHPDNWLQKGTPWQINRPEYQVEVPIYGHVEYHFNSKGDWYPLWVNTQSIIGMPWDIPIVGYGANTVNFLRLWESRASNEFDLEAFNRGGYTEAVRDKAVSETISKVLYPNDKSESGKELRLVQQYFFVACSLHDIIRRYKNLNEGWGDFPSKVAVQLNDTHPAIAVPELMRILVDEEEMDWDDAWAICRNVFGYTNHTLLPEALEKWSVPLFQKVLPRHLQIIFEINRRFLEDEVEAHWPGDNSKKSALSIIEEGHPKMVRMAYLAVVASNSINGVAALHTELLKKNLFHDFDELYPGRFNNKTNGITPRRFLKVCNPALSELIAEKVGEDWPTNLDKLTGLAKFADDKAFQKRFMQIKRDNKVRLAATIEVLCGVTVNPDALFDVQIKRLHEYKRQHLLLLHILARYREILHNPDKPIVPRVIIFGAKAAPGYDLAKNIILAINKIGKTINEDPRVGDKLKVVFLPNYRVSLAEQIVPAADLSEQISTAGKEASGTGNMKLSLNGALTIGTLDGANVEIKEEVGDENIFIFGMTVDEVEKLRSSGYNPWDFYNENPELKAIVDWMASDTFTPGEPFALEPVRRSLLDGGDPFFVLADYAAYAEAQKKVDECFLDQERWARMAILNSAHMGKFSSDRTIHEYARDIWKLESLPVEK; encoded by the coding sequence ATGCCTACACCTGCAAAAGCTAAAAAAGCTGCGTCCAAAGCAGCGAAAAAGAAAACCAAAGGATTCAATTTCGACATCGGTTATGATGCCGAGAGTTTGAAAACCTCGATTTTGAACCATCTGCGCTTCTCTTTGGCGCGTGATGTCAAAGGCGCCACAACGCGCGACTGGTGGCTGGCTACCTGCTATGCCGTCAAGGATCGGATCCTCGACCGCTACATGAAGACACAGGCCAAGCACAATAATGAGAACACGCGCCGTGTCTATTATTTGTCACTGGAGTACTTGATGGGGCGCCTGATGGAGAATAATCTGGTCAGTGCCGGAGTTTACGATGTGACCCGCGAGGCGCTTGAAGAGTTGGGGCAGGATTTCGACGATATCATCAATGAAGAAGTCGATATGGGCCTCGGTAATGGTGGCTTGGGCCGCCTGGCTGCATGTTTCCTTGATTCACTGGCCACATTGGAGTATCCGGCCATTGGTTACGGAATCCACTACGAGTTTGGCCTCTTCCGTCAGGAGTTTGTCAATGGCCATCAGGTCGAGCATCCCGACAATTGGCTGCAAAAGGGGACTCCATGGCAGATCAACCGTCCTGAGTATCAGGTCGAGGTGCCGATATACGGTCATGTTGAGTATCACTTTAATTCCAAGGGCGATTGGTATCCGCTTTGGGTCAATACCCAGTCCATCATTGGCATGCCATGGGATATTCCAATCGTGGGTTATGGCGCAAATACGGTCAATTTCCTTCGCTTGTGGGAATCGCGTGCTTCAAACGAGTTTGATCTCGAGGCCTTTAACCGTGGCGGCTATACCGAGGCAGTCCGCGACAAAGCTGTAAGTGAGACGATTTCCAAGGTGCTTTATCCGAATGATAAAAGTGAGAGCGGTAAGGAGCTGCGACTGGTTCAGCAATACTTCTTTGTTGCCTGTTCGCTGCATGACATCATCCGTCGCTATAAGAACTTGAATGAGGGCTGGGGTGACTTCCCAAGCAAGGTTGCCGTCCAGCTCAACGATACGCATCCGGCAATCGCAGTTCCCGAGTTGATGCGCATTCTGGTTGATGAGGAAGAAATGGACTGGGATGATGCCTGGGCCATTTGCAGAAATGTCTTTGGCTACACCAATCACACCTTGCTTCCTGAAGCTTTGGAAAAGTGGAGTGTTCCGCTCTTCCAGAAGGTGCTGCCACGCCACCTTCAGATCATTTTTGAAATCAATCGCCGTTTCCTCGAAGATGAAGTCGAGGCACATTGGCCTGGTGACAACAGCAAGAAGTCGGCACTTTCAATTATCGAAGAGGGACATCCCAAAATGGTGCGGATGGCTTACCTTGCAGTTGTGGCCAGCAACTCGATCAACGGTGTGGCAGCGCTTCATACGGAGCTGCTGAAGAAGAATCTCTTCCATGACTTTGATGAGCTGTATCCAGGCCGTTTCAACAACAAGACCAATGGTATTACACCACGCCGATTCCTCAAGGTCTGCAATCCTGCGCTCTCTGAACTGATTGCGGAAAAAGTGGGCGAAGACTGGCCAACCAATCTGGATAAGCTGACCGGCCTTGCCAAGTTTGCCGACGATAAGGCCTTCCAAAAGCGCTTCATGCAAATCAAGCGGGACAACAAAGTCCGGCTGGCGGCGACGATTGAAGTGCTTTGCGGTGTGACAGTGAATCCGGATGCATTGTTCGATGTGCAGATCAAGCGTCTTCACGAATACAAGCGCCAGCACCTCTTGCTGCTGCACATTCTGGCCCGTTACCGCGAAATCTTACACAATCCGGATAAGCCGATCGTGCCACGTGTGATCATCTTTGGCGCGAAGGCGGCGCCGGGCTATGATCTTGCGAAAAACATTATTCTGGCGATCAACAAGATCGGGAAGACAATCAACGAAGACCCACGCGTTGGTGATAAGCTCAAGGTGGTCTTTTTGCCGAACTATCGAGTCAGTCTGGCCGAACAAATTGTTCCAGCGGCCGACCTTTCGGAGCAGATTTCTACTGCTGGTAAGGAAGCTTCCGGTACGGGTAACATGAAGCTGTCACTCAATGGGGCTCTGACGATCGGTACGCTTGATGGTGCCAACGTTGAGATTAAAGAGGAAGTCGGCGATGAAAACATCTTTATCTTCGGCATGACAGTGGACGAAGTCGAAAAGCTGCGCTCAAGCGGTTACAATCCGTGGGATTTCTACAATGAAAACCCGGAGTTGAAGGCGATTGTTGACTGGATGGCTTCCGATACCTTTACCCCAGGTGAGCCATTTGCCCTGGAGCCGGTCAGACGCAGCTTGCTTGATGGTGGAGATCCGTTTTTTGTCCTGGCCGATTATGCGGCCTATGCCGAAGCCCAGAAAAAGGTGGATGAATGCTTCCTCGATCAGGAGAGATGGGCCAGGATGGCGATTCTGAATTCAGCTCATATGGGTAAGTTCTCCAGCGATCGAACCATCCATGAATACGCCAGGGACATTTGGAAACTGGAGTCCCTTCCGGTCGAGAAGTAA
- a CDS encoding methyl-accepting chemotaxis protein → MDLRVRHKVIGLALGSALLPAIALSAFIAIQEQRSSEKIQNELRTIVSKNLDDTVGEIYGLCVTANDLVQKHVNASLNVAVHLVEEAGGVSLGEKEVEWHAINQFTHEYDDMLLPELMVGKEWLGQNYSEAQPTPIVDSVRSLVGGTATIFQRMNEEGDMLRVATNVALPDGTRAIGTYIPAVNPDGTANEVVSDVLRGETFRGRAFVVNDWYLTAYRPIYEPDGRTVLGVLYVGVRQESVASLRRALSGIEIGKSGFTWVMYGEDPDRAGEFTYYTEDRFPHDADSDLIVDVNNDKFYEEIRNEAILLKPGEVGTKRVSWRDPANPAKINDTEIHYTYFRDWDWVIGVTAFAADYAEPKRVISQAFFNILIGTAFGSVIVVIIVGLLSTYLGGLIARPITFLTTVAEKVAQGDIGGAMVMAEEGQSKAIGEDLAKAKDETGDLYRSIMAMIENLKQLIGEVKDSSGQLLDSASEISGTARLQEGTVADFGSSSNEIAAAVKEITTTAKELTSTMSNVSESAKQTGHSAGESRGYLDDMRGGAEELAEATQSISEKLSIITERASNINNIVTTIAKVADQTNLLSLNAAIEAEKAGEFGLGFAVVAREIRRLADQTAVATLDIEQMVKEMQSSVNAGVMEMDKFHQAVRGSVEDIGNLSSQMEKIIKQVQALAPRFDSVTEGMEAQATGASQISDAVGQLNSAARQTSASLQNFKSATEKLDRAVKNMDDGVSRFRIDSNDSSDAEEEGDQA, encoded by the coding sequence ATGGATCTACGTGTACGCCATAAAGTTATCGGGCTTGCGCTGGGATCGGCATTGCTGCCGGCGATTGCCCTTTCGGCCTTCATTGCTATCCAGGAACAGCGCAGCAGTGAGAAAATCCAGAACGAGCTGCGCACAATCGTCAGTAAGAACCTTGATGACACCGTTGGAGAGATATATGGGCTGTGCGTAACGGCGAATGATCTGGTGCAGAAACATGTCAATGCATCCCTCAATGTAGCGGTTCACCTCGTGGAGGAGGCCGGTGGTGTCTCTTTGGGAGAGAAAGAGGTGGAATGGCACGCGATCAATCAATTCACGCACGAATACGATGATATGTTGCTTCCGGAACTCATGGTGGGAAAAGAGTGGTTAGGGCAAAATTACAGTGAAGCCCAGCCCACACCCATTGTTGATTCTGTAAGAAGCCTGGTTGGAGGAACGGCGACGATCTTTCAGCGGATGAACGAAGAGGGAGATATGTTACGGGTGGCCACCAATGTGGCATTGCCGGATGGAACCCGGGCGATCGGGACTTATATTCCGGCTGTGAATCCAGACGGAACGGCGAATGAGGTGGTGAGTGATGTGTTGCGGGGGGAAACCTTTCGCGGCCGCGCTTTTGTGGTCAATGACTGGTATTTGACGGCCTATCGTCCCATCTATGAGCCGGATGGGCGGACCGTACTTGGCGTTCTCTATGTTGGTGTCCGGCAGGAATCCGTTGCCAGCTTGAGGCGGGCCCTCAGTGGAATCGAGATTGGTAAAAGCGGTTTTACCTGGGTCATGTATGGTGAAGATCCCGATAGAGCAGGCGAATTCACCTATTACACGGAAGATCGGTTTCCTCACGATGCGGATAGTGACCTGATCGTTGATGTGAATAACGACAAGTTCTACGAAGAGATTCGCAATGAAGCAATTTTGTTGAAGCCGGGTGAAGTCGGAACAAAGCGGGTTTCCTGGCGTGATCCGGCCAATCCTGCCAAGATCAACGATACCGAAATTCACTACACTTACTTTCGTGACTGGGACTGGGTTATCGGGGTGACTGCTTTTGCAGCAGATTATGCTGAGCCCAAGCGGGTGATTTCCCAGGCTTTCTTCAATATTCTGATCGGCACAGCGTTCGGGAGTGTTATTGTGGTTATCATTGTCGGACTGCTTTCCACTTATCTTGGTGGGTTGATTGCAAGACCGATCACTTTCCTGACTACGGTTGCCGAGAAGGTGGCGCAAGGCGATATTGGTGGAGCCATGGTCATGGCTGAAGAGGGACAATCCAAAGCGATTGGAGAGGACTTAGCCAAAGCCAAAGACGAAACCGGAGATCTTTATCGTTCGATCATGGCCATGATCGAGAATCTGAAACAACTGATTGGAGAGGTCAAAGACTCCAGTGGCCAATTGCTGGATTCGGCCTCTGAGATTAGTGGAACAGCACGTTTGCAAGAGGGGACTGTTGCTGACTTTGGCTCTTCGTCCAATGAAATTGCCGCAGCTGTCAAAGAGATTACGACAACAGCAAAAGAGCTCACTTCGACCATGTCCAATGTCTCGGAAAGTGCCAAGCAGACCGGACATTCCGCTGGTGAGAGCCGTGGCTATCTGGATGATATGCGTGGTGGTGCCGAAGAATTGGCTGAGGCCACGCAGTCTATTTCGGAAAAGCTTTCGATTATCACCGAGCGTGCATCGAATATTAATAACATTGTGACCACGATTGCCAAGGTTGCCGACCAGACCAATCTGCTGTCTCTCAACGCTGCCATTGAGGCAGAGAAGGCCGGCGAATTTGGGCTTGGTTTTGCTGTGGTTGCTCGTGAAATCAGGCGACTGGCGGATCAGACTGCGGTTGCCACACTTGATATCGAGCAAATGGTTAAAGAAATGCAATCCTCGGTCAATGCAGGTGTCATGGAGATGGACAAATTTCATCAGGCAGTACGTGGCAGTGTTGAGGATATTGGTAATTTGAGTAGTCAAATGGAGAAGATCATCAAACAGGTTCAAGCGCTTGCTCCGCGTTTTGATTCCGTCACAGAAGGTATGGAAGCTCAGGCAACCGGCGCCTCACAAATTTCGGATGCCGTTGGTCAGCTGAACAGCGCGGCCCGGCAGACTTCTGCATCGCTGCAAAATTTCAAAAGTGCCACTGAGAAACTCGACCGTGCGGTTAAGAACATGGACGATGGTGTGTCTCGTTTTCGAATTGATTCAAATGATTCCAGTGATGCCGAAGAGGAAGGAGATCAAGCGTGA
- a CDS encoding methyl-accepting chemotaxis protein, with protein sequence MKLRYQVIVYLFLPLLLLATILASTNLYRDHKRMLEKDIALMEEELEKAALKLDSDNLEAVTVARTIAASQESGLFGERKESASFLQKVLENNPKYIGVSIAYEPNADGKDEASLTAWDKRPAWLGEDGRFLPYWYRDLDDGARIKVQQLVSMDTALYYQGVREAYFKNPELPYLITEPYTYNTGNLIIEQMSPIVIDGAFKGVCGVDRSLDYMQEYLEKLKDQTFASAEYILVSGGGHVVASTYDEDLRTISTDDLYVDNVGGKGQFVTNIFYDDGERKVPDEVKKERLLANEPDVTYRELFHGYSLRKVNTVPMEFDDPLSGQEAYIASAYIKTGGWRLIMTVSKDEITGPTRQAILYTAASGILGMLIMILLVLVFTNRFSIRIEKANSIAQAVAKGDLTGTVTVDSKDETGQLLLAIQSMVDSLNALLLQVKQSTIQLVSTATRITGTAKSQEATIQDFGTSTTEIAAAVNEISATSRELYNTMSGISDSSGETASMAESGRHQLTGMGQTMEGLSDATQSISAKLAVITEKAQNINKVVTTISKVSEQTNLLSLNAAIEAEKAGEYGLGFAVVAREIRRLANLTAQATVDIKSIVGDMQSAVSVGVMEMDRFSVGVRGGVAEIRDLGGQLEAIIDRVEHLSPRFDSVKEGMLSQTQGAQQISEAMTQLKDGAQRSGDSLKEFDKATKALHQAVNNLRSEVSRFKVSDRNATGVTRMPFPMGAKKASKKKKG encoded by the coding sequence GTGAAGCTACGTTATCAAGTTATCGTCTACCTTTTCCTTCCCTTGTTGCTCCTTGCAACTATCCTGGCCTCAACCAATCTCTATCGCGACCACAAGCGCATGTTGGAGAAGGATATTGCGCTGATGGAAGAGGAGCTTGAGAAAGCTGCTTTGAAGCTCGATTCCGATAATCTGGAAGCAGTCACTGTGGCCAGAACCATTGCAGCAAGCCAGGAGAGTGGTTTGTTTGGTGAGCGTAAGGAATCGGCCTCCTTTCTGCAAAAGGTACTGGAGAACAATCCGAAATACATCGGCGTCAGTATCGCTTATGAGCCAAACGCTGACGGGAAGGATGAGGCGTCTCTGACTGCATGGGACAAGAGGCCGGCCTGGCTTGGTGAGGATGGCAGATTTCTACCATACTGGTATCGCGATTTGGATGATGGGGCCCGAATCAAAGTACAGCAACTGGTGTCAATGGATACCGCACTTTATTATCAGGGAGTTCGTGAAGCGTACTTTAAAAACCCGGAACTTCCATACCTGATTACTGAGCCTTACACTTACAATACTGGGAACCTCATTATCGAACAAATGTCTCCTATAGTTATCGATGGTGCCTTTAAAGGTGTGTGCGGTGTTGATAGGAGTCTTGATTACATGCAGGAGTATCTTGAAAAGCTCAAGGATCAGACATTTGCATCCGCGGAATACATACTTGTGAGTGGTGGTGGCCATGTGGTTGCGTCTACCTACGACGAAGATCTAAGAACCATCAGCACCGACGACCTCTACGTCGATAATGTCGGAGGAAAGGGGCAATTTGTTACTAATATTTTTTACGATGACGGTGAGCGCAAGGTTCCCGATGAAGTGAAGAAAGAGCGCTTACTGGCAAATGAGCCAGACGTCACTTATCGTGAGCTGTTTCATGGTTATTCTCTGAGAAAAGTGAACACCGTGCCAATGGAGTTCGATGACCCTCTCTCCGGTCAGGAAGCTTATATCGCCAGCGCTTACATTAAAACGGGTGGATGGCGTTTGATCATGACTGTTTCCAAGGACGAGATTACGGGGCCCACCCGGCAGGCCATACTATACACTGCGGCATCCGGTATCCTCGGCATGTTGATCATGATTCTTCTGGTGTTGGTTTTTACCAATCGATTTTCAATACGAATAGAAAAAGCTAACAGCATTGCTCAGGCTGTGGCCAAGGGAGATTTGACCGGGACAGTGACTGTTGATTCCAAAGACGAGACGGGGCAGTTGCTGCTCGCGATTCAATCAATGGTTGATAGCTTGAACGCACTGCTTTTGCAGGTGAAACAGTCGACGATCCAATTGGTTTCAACTGCAACTCGCATTACTGGAACTGCAAAATCGCAGGAAGCAACCATTCAGGACTTTGGTACTTCAACGACTGAAATTGCCGCCGCCGTAAATGAAATTTCCGCAACCTCACGTGAGTTGTATAACACGATGAGTGGTATCTCAGACTCTTCGGGTGAGACTGCCAGTATGGCCGAATCAGGTCGGCACCAGCTCACTGGAATGGGGCAAACGATGGAAGGACTGTCAGATGCAACTCAGTCAATTTCGGCCAAACTTGCTGTCATTACCGAGAAGGCTCAAAACATCAACAAGGTCGTCACTACGATCAGTAAGGTTTCCGAGCAGACCAACCTGTTATCCCTCAATGCTGCGATCGAAGCGGAGAAAGCAGGCGAGTACGGCCTTGGTTTTGCTGTGGTGGCAAGAGAGATCAGGCGCCTTGCCAATCTGACTGCACAGGCCACGGTCGACATCAAATCAATCGTGGGAGACATGCAGTCGGCTGTATCAGTTGGTGTGATGGAAATGGATCGCTTTTCCGTTGGCGTTCGCGGAGGTGTGGCTGAGATTAGAGACCTTGGAGGTCAACTTGAAGCGATTATTGATCGCGTCGAACACCTTTCACCAAGATTTGATTCGGTCAAAGAGGGGATGCTTTCCCAAACTCAGGGGGCCCAGCAAATCAGCGAGGCTATGACCCAGCTGAAAGATGGGGCTCAGCGTTCCGGTGATTCGTTGAAGGAGTTCGACAAAGCAACCAAGGCGCTGCATCAAGCCGTTAATAATTTACGTAGTGAGGTTTCCCGATTCAAAGTTTCCGATCGAAATGCAACGGGAGTAACGCGGATGCCTTTCCCGATGGGAGCAAAGAAGGCATCAAAGAAGAAAAAGGGCTGA
- a CDS encoding chemotaxis protein CheW, producing the protein MLLILFQLGDKPFAIDALSIEMVVPVLPLRKIPSAPSSIAGVYEHFGQIIPVVDLCMVIDDTPARQMLSTRFLICKANGDDRLLGLLAEKVTETCEIDESELKEAGVESKDAPYLGKVFRDKSDRMVQCITPTSVLPQSVLDALNLDKVVSE; encoded by the coding sequence GTGCTTTTGATTTTATTTCAGCTTGGCGACAAACCTTTCGCGATCGATGCTTTATCGATAGAGATGGTTGTACCTGTATTACCTCTACGGAAAATACCGAGTGCTCCTTCATCGATTGCCGGAGTCTATGAACATTTTGGTCAAATTATCCCGGTGGTGGATTTATGTATGGTGATTGACGACACACCTGCCCGCCAAATGCTGAGCACTCGGTTTTTAATCTGCAAAGCGAATGGTGACGACCGCTTACTGGGTTTACTGGCTGAGAAAGTAACCGAGACTTGTGAGATTGATGAGTCGGAATTAAAGGAAGCTGGAGTTGAGTCGAAGGATGCTCCTTATCTGGGAAAGGTGTTTCGAGATAAGTCGGACCGTATGGTTCAATGTATCACTCCAACAAGTGTTTTACCGCAGTCTGTGTTGGATGCGTTAAACCTGGATAAGGTGGTATCCGAATGA